In Camelina sativa cultivar DH55 chromosome 13, Cs, whole genome shotgun sequence, the genomic window GATATGAAGAGCGATAAGGGAGACAGTGATGCAGGCAAAGAAGATGAGAGTGTGAATGACAATGGCTCCACCGCTTGTCTGAAAACCGCCAAACTCAACCACTTTGGTCTTCCCCGGAAATTGAAACAATACTCCGGGCGTCAATACGATGAACAGAATCACCGACATTAAGACTGGTCCCCAATTCAACGCCATATCAATGTAAAGAATCAATCAGCTAGTTGATAAAAGTATACAATCTACGAGTTTGGTATAGGATTTAGGTATAGTTGTACATTTTGATGCACAGATGTATGTATCTTAATTTATAGAATGCTTGGATTAACATGGAAAATCTTAATGAAACAGTGGCTTGAAACGGAGGAAATTACGAAGtttgcatggtgaaggaaagaACTATTCTCTGCAGCTACTCGATTGTgtcataattatttattataataacgACATACTATGTATTGATTGTTGGGTATGCTAAGAATCTGATTCTTGTCTCACAAACATGTGGTCtgtctcttgttttttttgttataagagaCACTtgccttttatttttttcatttggcTAGAAGAGCCATGGCCTTTGCGAGTATGTCTTTATTTTGAGTTCAGTAGTAATTAAGTAATTCAATAAAGGCCTAGTAACTTAATATTTGTAAGAAATAGTGGTTACTCCTGACTTATTTGAAGACAACATCAAATTGATAAGTTTATATTAGCAGCTGATCGAATAATTAGGAGGCGACGTTATGTGCCAAAAACAAAGGTGATAAAATCAATTGTTGTCCATATAATTTTTAGACCTTATCCATATCCGAGTCAAGCCGCTCACAcatcttcaatttttattttattttaaataaagatcacatctttatttattatataattaaaacgcatgagttctatttctttttatttattgaggcgattcttttttttttttttgggtaagaacgcgatttttttaatatattgaatagCATGTTGGTCtactataaaatatttgtatatatttttctcaaataaaaagACAAGGGAAAACGACTCTTCACCCTATCGTTGATATCCAAACGCGATCCTTGATAAGAAAACGTATAACCGAAAataatagataaagaaaaaacatataaccaaacaaaccaaccatATTCATCACTGGATTTAATGCCAAAAAGTAAAACAGTGTCTTATGCTCTGTTGCAAAGAAGACATCAGACATGCATGCAAGTTGTGTAACTTGCGTTCATCTAATTAGAGCTActggccaaaaaaaaagacatgctTGCAAGTTGTGTATTATTAAAagttatagtattattattacaaaccaAGATTAAACCTATCTAATGACAGCCTGACAGGTCACGGTGCACCCATCACACATCGATTATAAAGTAAGGCTCTCTGAATTAATGATAACGGAAAATAAACTTAGAACGGGTAGTTGATACTTCATGATCTTTAGATTGATAATGACACCACTCACACTACCATAAAACATAGCAAATGAAAACAGTTGTATTCTTTTAATTGGATTCTCTTCTTTTAGTGAGTATATGTGTCCCTTTACAAAATACAGCTAATTGTATCTTATGAAATATTAGAAGTGACAATATATCCAGACCAGAAAATATATGGTTATATTGATTCTAATATgaagatatttattttcatattttctcacATGTATCTCGTTTCATAACGTTCTCGAAATTCCGTCCGAAGAAATAATTAGTTGTGGTAAGATTTCATTCAATCGGTACGAACAATAACAAGATCAAATGACGTTATTACTTTAGTTTGGGAGGCATTCACTCATGGTTAGACttttttgtataatttcttTTAGCCAACTCAACGTACGTGCATGTATATTATAGTTGGTAAATACTAGACTATTCCACATCTACTAATAAGATTAACGTGTGTTTTAGTCgggctatatatattattctagtTTTCGTAATTATGCTAATCACACTTgcatttgtatatttatatatcttcttcttcttttttttggcggCATATTTATATCATCTttagagaaaataatataatgaagATAGTGTAGTACATTATTTGTTAACGATCGccctttgcaaaaaaaatagcCGTCGCCATAtagagagagtgaagagagagagttcGAGAGAAAAATTGAAACGATACAtcgagttttttttctctcacctTACCCATAAAACAACAACCTATTACAGAAAAACACGTGTTATGAGAGACGCATAAAAAATGTTCCGTTTGTAGGAACgtatctttcatttttctatgactttaatttaaattaatccTTTTAATTATGTAGGACGGACGAAGGACGGaccaatgcccatgctcttAATTAGAAGACTCAAGCGTGCCGGCACacgattaaagaaaaaaaaatggacgtCACGCACATAAACAGAAGTACACAgaacattgaagaagaagagtgaccAACGAGTGGTGTAACAACAAATCCTACATTTAACCATTCATTAGTATTCactctgttttaaaatataagatattttagctAAAACACgcataataaaaaatgtttacttttaaaatttttaactaatcagaaataattaaaactacatcaaataaataatcaaaaatatataattaatctaaaagttgcttcaaaaattgaaaacattttatgttataaaacaaacaaaaacttttaaaacatcatatattatgaaacatacTATTAtcgatcatttttttttccacattattattattattattattattattattattttgttcttcaatttGTACACGTTTTTCCTTAATGAAATCCACTAGTAAGTTATAAgaatcatatattcatatgtatAAATTAACAGTTATCATAATTTAAACAGATTAAACAGTAATCACGCCTTTGTAATAACTATTTTACTGATTTGGTTTCCAAAGGCCAGTTTTGTCTTTTTCAATTAAAAGACCATAAAAAGGATAAAATCGTGTCAAAGACAGACAGACGAAtattcaaaaagaagaaattaaaagaaagaaaaaaaagttgttttttctttctttcccaaaGACGACATATTTCGCCGATCGTCGTCCTCTGATCCGAATCTTTCCCGGATTCTCCCGGTGGTGGAgataagaaaagaaggaaaccCAGAAAGAAATATTCTAAATGGCGTCGACCACGCGAGAAAAGTTTGTGTCTTTCATAAACAACAGATGGCTCGTGTTCGTGGCTGCCATGTGGATACAGTCTTGTGCTGGCATGGGTTATTTGTTCGGAAGCATTTCTCCGGTCATCAAAAGCTCCTTAAACTATAACCAGAAGGAGCTTTCCAGACTTGGAGTCGCTAAAGATCTCGGTGATAGTGTCGGCTTCATTGCCGGTACTCTCTCTGAGATCTTGCCTCTCTGGGCCGCTCTTCTTGTCGGAGCTGTTCAGAACCTCTTCGGTTACGGTTGGGTTTGGCTTATCGTCACCGGTCGAGCCCCGGTTCTTCCTTTATGGGCTGTGAGttatttgattctttcttcCATTCTTTGATTTCTCCATCGATTAAAGAAACTGCATGTGGCCCCTTCAGATTCATCTGTGGGCGAAAGTTTTTGGGTACTGagctaaataaaaaaattggagacTTTCTATTTCGAATCTCTGAAACTGTTTTTGCTTTTAAGGTTGTTAGGTTACTAATACGTCGCTGTCAATTTTATTACagattcctctcttttttttttctcttcatctcttgttctgtttttgttgaaAAAGGTTCTGCTTCTGGAGAATTTGTTAGCATTTCTGTTGATGATGTAGTCGATTGGCTGGTTCCAACTTGATCATAGGCTTAGTATGTTCAGTTCTATGCTGATACAACCCTTTTTTGAATGATttaattctctttgttttcagatgTGTATTCTCATATTCATTGGGAACAATGGTGAAACCTACTTCAATACTGGAACATTAGTCTCTGGTGTTCAGAACTTCCCTAAGAGCCGAGGTCCAGTGGTGGGTATTCTCAAAGGGTTTGCTGGACTAGGTGGCGCGATCATGTCTCAGATATATACAGTGATCCACTCATCTAACCCGGCTAATCTCATTCTCATGGTCGCTGTTACGCCTGCGGTTGTCGGTGTTTCCCTCATGTTCTTAATCAGACCCGTTGGTGGTCACAAGCAGATCCGTCCCACCGATGGAGCTAGCTTTACTTTCATCTACGGTGTCTGCCTTCTGCTCGCTGTCTATCTCATGGCAGTTATGCTTATTCAAGATGTTGTCGTCGTTAGTCACAACATCATCACTGTGTTCACCATTGTGTTGTTTGTCATTCTTGTTGTTCCAATCTTGGTTCCAATCATGACAAGTTTCTTCACAGAGACGAATGAGCCTAACGACACAATCGAAGAACCTCTTGTCCCAAAACGGGATGACCAAGAACCAGGGCTGCAGACACCTGATCTAATCTTGAGTGAAGTGGAAGATGAGAAGCCAAAGGATGTAGATTTGCTTCCTGCCTCAGAGAGACATAAGAGAATTGCGCATTTGCAAGCACAGCTAATGCAGGCAGCTGCAGAGGGGGCGGTTAGGGTGAAGAGACGGAGAGGGCCTCACAGAGGAGAAGATTTTACTCTAACGCAGGCACTGGTAAAGGCCGACTTCTGGCTCATATTCGTCTCCCTGCTGCTCGGTTCTGGTTCGGGTTTGACAGTAATTGACAATCTTGGTCAGATGAGTCAGTCTCTTGGTTATGATAACACTCACGTGCTTGTCTCTATGATTAGCATTTGGAACTTCCTTGGACGCGTCGGCGGTGGTTACTTCTCCGAGCTCGTTGTCAGGTTTGATATCTTAGAAAGCCTATGATATGTGGATTACATATCTTCTCTTTGTGCTCTGTTCTGATCTTGATTTGAACGATGTGCAGGGACTACGCGTATCCAAGGCCGGTAGCAATGGCTTTGGCTCAGCTAGTAATGTCAGTAGGACACATCTTCTTTGCGTACGGATGGCCCGGAGCGATGTACATTGGCACGTTGTTGATTGGACTCGGCTATGGTGCCCACTGGGCTATTGTCCCAGCTACTGCCTCTGAGCTCTTTGGTTTGAAGAAGTTTGGAGCTTTATACAATTTCCTGACACTGGCAAACCCGGCTGGATCCCTGGTGTTCTCGGGTATGATTGCGAGTAGCATCTATGACCGGGAAGCAGAACGGCAAGCACAAGGATCCGTGTTTGATCCAAATGACGCCCTTAGATGCAATGGTTCTATCTGTTTCTACTTGACGTCACTCATAATGTCTGGATTCTGCATCATCGCTTGCATCTTGAGTATGATTCTTGTGCGTCGTACCAAGTCCGTTTACACTCACCTCTATGGCAAGACCCGTACCTAAGATATGTTCCCTATCATATGTGATCGTGCTCAGCTTCTTattctttggtttttgttttcgattCTCCGGTACAGAAGTTTTCGTCTCTgtgtcgatttttttttttggggtttctgTATCAATTTTGTTGTCGTTATTGtcaattttgtatttgatttgtacgtttttttttttgtattcatatCCGCGGCAACATCTACGCAAAGATCTGTAGACACTCCTcatgtataaaataaatttcagtttCAAATAATGTTTGGGATCTGATTAATCTTGAGAAATAGCTCAACCATTACAATTTAAGATAGTTC contains:
- the LOC104735430 gene encoding uncharacterized protein LOC104735430, with amino-acid sequence MALNWGPVLMSVILFIVLTPGVLFQFPGKTKVVEFGGFQTSGGAIVIHTLIFFACITVSLIALHIHIYAA
- the LOC104735432 gene encoding protein NUCLEAR FUSION DEFECTIVE 4; translated protein: MASTTREKFVSFINNRWLVFVAAMWIQSCAGMGYLFGSISPVIKSSLNYNQKELSRLGVAKDLGDSVGFIAGTLSEILPLWAALLVGAVQNLFGYGWVWLIVTGRAPVLPLWAMCILIFIGNNGETYFNTGTLVSGVQNFPKSRGPVVGILKGFAGLGGAIMSQIYTVIHSSNPANLILMVAVTPAVVGVSLMFLIRPVGGHKQIRPTDGASFTFIYGVCLLLAVYLMAVMLIQDVVVVSHNIITVFTIVLFVILVVPILVPIMTSFFTETNEPNDTIEEPLVPKRDDQEPGLQTPDLILSEVEDEKPKDVDLLPASERHKRIAHLQAQLMQAAAEGAVRVKRRRGPHRGEDFTLTQALVKADFWLIFVSLLLGSGSGLTVIDNLGQMSQSLGYDNTHVLVSMISIWNFLGRVGGGYFSELVVRDYAYPRPVAMALAQLVMSVGHIFFAYGWPGAMYIGTLLIGLGYGAHWAIVPATASELFGLKKFGALYNFLTLANPAGSLVFSGMIASSIYDREAERQAQGSVFDPNDALRCNGSICFYLTSLIMSGFCIIACILSMILVRRTKSVYTHLYGKTRT